gCTGAGTTCATATAGTTAAtgcttacttatttatttatttatttattttaagctgTAACCATGGAGGTAGTCGAATGAGCCGATACTATTTTTGTTCTGTCCTGCAGGTGAAGCAAATTGAGAAGAGAGACTCTGTACTGACTTCCAAACAGCAGATAGAGAGATTGCTTCGGCCAGGCTCGTCATATTTCAATCTTAACCCCTTTGAGGTGAGTAATCACTTTGATATTTTAAGAAAGTCTGCCATTCTCTGTGTTGGAAATATTGATGCATACTTTTAAAGCTTTTGCCTGATTTCCTTTGTGTTGCATTAGTGAAATTTCATCTCTTTACTGCTTTAGGTGCTACAGATTGACCCTGAGGCAACAGATGAAGAACTAAAGAAGAGGTTTCGGCAGGTAGGGCTGCTGTTTGGACATCTTTTTGTCTTGGTTATAAGTGCAGTGTAGGTATAAGGTGTTTTATCCTCACATTTGTGGTCTGTCCCATCTGTTTCTCTAGCTGTCCATTTTGGTCCATCCAGACAAGAACCAGGATGATGCAGACAGAGCACAGAAGGCATTTGAAGGTGAGCCTTCTCATGTGAGAATGAGAAATGGCCCATTTAATGTAGTGTTCATCTCAGGTATGCAAATAAAAGCACTGCCTTGTGGTCTGGGGGCGAGTCTGCTAAAGGTATTTGGGTTCCAGACTATTCTGTAGTTTTGTGCAGATGCATGTTATGAGCTAACTCTCTAAATGTTTTGCAGCTGTTGATAAAGCATATAAACTTCTTCTGGATGCTGAACAGAAGAAGAGGGCTGTGGATGTGATACATGCAGGGAAGGAGTATGTGGAGCACATGGTGAGTGCTGTGAAACTGCCTCCACGCAgcataaaggtgtgtgtgtgtgtgtgtgtgtgtgtgtgtgtgtgtgtgtgtgtgagagggagaaaacgcacgcacgcgtgaGGTGTTGTCACTGGCCAACACACCTGGTAGAAGGAGAATGTTAAAGTTACAATGATGTCTGCTAATGTTGGGTAGAAAATTGTTCATATCTTATGTCAGTTTAGTTTACTCTCCTTCAGTTGGTGTGAAGGACTGAACTGATCTGAAAAGTCTACATCGGCCGGGAAAGCTGACACTAGGTGTCTTTATGGATACACAGtcaatttaaatatgtttggATCAGTTAGATGATTAAAATGGTTGTGGATTCTTGTACCGACAGATGATCCAGAAGAAGAAACAGCTGAAGAAGGACGGGAAGCCCACAGATATAGAGGAGGATGACCAGGAGATGGTGCGGCTTCACTTCCTCTACAACAGGCTTCGTTCATCACTGTTGCACAGGACTTGATCTTGTTTTGTGTCGTGCATTATGATGCTTTATTTGAGTTGATCTCTGTTTTTTTG
This region of Electrophorus electricus isolate fEleEle1 chromosome 2, fEleEle1.pri, whole genome shotgun sequence genomic DNA includes:
- the dnajc8 gene encoding dnaJ homolog subfamily C member 8, whose amino-acid sequence is MAAAGGDPPAQSSTADDAFMTFYSEVKQIEKRDSVLTSKQQIERLLRPGSSYFNLNPFEVLQIDPEATDEELKKRFRQLSILVHPDKNQDDADRAQKAFEAVDKAYKLLLDAEQKKRAVDVIHAGKEYVEHMMIQKKKQLKKDGKPTDIEEDDQEMFRQAVYKQTMKLFAELEIKRKEREAKEMHERKRQREEEIETQERAKREREWQKNFEESRDGRVDSWRNFQAKGKSKEKKNRTFLKPPKVKMEQRE